In the genome of Candidatus Omnitrophota bacterium, one region contains:
- the tpiA gene encoding triose-phosphate isomerase, translating to MRKTIIAGNWKMYKTVTEALELANGLKRELYKLENTDIDIVVCPPFTSLMEVSEVLEQSNIMVGSQNAHWQEEGAFTAEISCKMLKEIGVKYAIIGHSERRQFFGETNSGVNKRVQAVLKNGLTPIMCVGESLEEREKNLTFKVLDDHVLSGLKDITAQDAVRVVIAYEPVWAIGTGKTATTQQAQEAHKYIRDLLAKMYGRETSREIRIQYGGSVKPENIAELMRQPDVDGALVGGASLKIDSFSQIVIQANTVKK from the coding sequence ATGAGAAAGACAATTATTGCCGGAAATTGGAAGATGTATAAGACCGTTACCGAGGCCCTGGAGCTGGCCAATGGTTTGAAGCGAGAATTATATAAATTAGAAAACACAGATATAGATATTGTAGTTTGTCCGCCTTTTACGTCTCTTATGGAGGTTTCTGAAGTTTTAGAGCAATCCAATATTATGGTTGGTTCGCAAAACGCGCATTGGCAGGAAGAAGGGGCTTTTACCGCAGAAATATCCTGCAAGATGCTTAAGGAAATAGGGGTTAAATATGCGATTATTGGCCATTCCGAGCGCCGGCAGTTTTTTGGAGAAACTAACTCCGGGGTTAACAAAAGAGTACAGGCGGTATTAAAGAATGGATTGACCCCGATAATGTGCGTGGGTGAATCTTTAGAAGAAAGAGAAAAGAATTTAACCTTTAAGGTTTTAGATGACCATGTTTTAAGCGGCTTAAAAGATATTACTGCCCAAGATGCCGTACGGGTTGTCATTGCTTATGAACCGGTCTGGGCAATTGGCACCGGAAAAACCGCGACTACCCAACAGGCGCAGGAAGCGCATAAATATATCCGCGATCTATTAGCTAAAATGTATGGCCGGGAAACTTCCCGGGAAATACGCATTCAATACGGCGGAAGCGTTAAACCGGAAAATATCGCAGAATTAATGCGCCAGCCGGATGTCGATGGCGCGTTGGTGGGAGGAGCCAGTTTAAAAATAGATTCTTTTTCGCAGATTGTTATTCAGGCAAATACAGTTAAGAAATAA
- a CDS encoding phosphoglycerate kinase, giving the protein MAKMTVKDLELKNKNVLMRADFNVPLDANLNITDDIRIRSTIPTIKFILEKSPKKLILVSHLGRPDGKVVAKYSLKPVAARLRELLGVPVKFIEECAGDSVKKEIDASQEKVVLLENLRFHAEEEANDAGFAKQLASLADCFVNDAFGTAHRAHASTEGVTKYLPSVSGFLLAKEIEYLGSAVENPQRPFIVILGGAKVSDKIAVIENLLPKCDAIIIGGGMAYTFLKAQGKQIGNSKLEKDKLDIAKSILDKAKSLNKEILLPVDNVIVDNVDANAKAEIVGDAIPDGRIAVDIGPKTIELFKKKLSSVKTIVWNGPLGIFEMDAFANGTKQVAEYICTLKAVSIIGGGDTAAAVAKFKLEDKMTHISTGGGASLEYLEGKMLPGVAALTQKK; this is encoded by the coding sequence ATGGCGAAAATGACGGTTAAAGACCTGGAGCTTAAAAATAAGAACGTCTTGATGCGCGCGGATTTTAACGTGCCGCTTGACGCTAATCTTAATATTACTGATGATATCCGTATCCGCTCTACAATTCCGACCATAAAGTTTATTCTGGAGAAATCGCCTAAAAAGTTGATTCTTGTAAGCCATTTGGGGCGTCCTGATGGCAAGGTTGTAGCAAAATACAGCCTTAAGCCGGTTGCCGCGCGCTTAAGAGAGCTTTTGGGAGTGCCGGTTAAGTTTATAGAAGAGTGCGCAGGCGATTCAGTTAAAAAAGAAATAGACGCAAGCCAGGAAAAAGTTGTTTTACTTGAGAATTTAAGGTTTCATGCCGAAGAAGAAGCTAATGATGCCGGTTTTGCCAAGCAGCTGGCCTCTTTAGCAGATTGTTTTGTTAATGACGCCTTTGGCACCGCCCACAGGGCGCATGCTTCAACTGAAGGGGTGACTAAATATTTGCCTTCGGTTTCTGGATTCTTGCTTGCCAAGGAGATAGAATATTTAGGAAGCGCCGTAGAGAATCCCCAAAGGCCGTTTATAGTTATTTTAGGAGGCGCCAAGGTTTCGGATAAAATCGCGGTTATTGAAAATTTGCTTCCTAAATGTGATGCGATTATTATTGGCGGAGGCATGGCCTATACTTTCTTAAAAGCGCAAGGAAAACAGATCGGTAATTCAAAGTTAGAAAAAGACAAACTTGATATCGCCAAGAGCATCCTGGATAAAGCGAAATCTTTAAACAAGGAAATACTTTTACCAGTTGATAACGTAATAGTGGATAATGTTGATGCTAATGCCAAGGCCGAAATTGTCGGCGATGCCATTCCAGATGGAAGGATCGCCGTAGATATTGGCCCTAAAACAATAGAATTATTTAAAAAGAAATTGTCCAGCGTTAAAACCATTGTTTGGAATGGGCCATTGGGAATTTTTGAGATGGATGCTTTTGCCAACGGGACAAAGCAAGTCGCAGAGTATATCTGCACATTAAAAGCGGTTTCTATTATTGGCGGAGGAGATACTGCCGCGGCGGTGGCGAAATTCAAGCTGGAAGATAAAATGACGCATATCTCAACTGGCGGTGGCGCCAGTCTTGAATACCTGGAAGGTAAAATGCTTCCCGGAGTTGCGGCATTAACGCAGAAGAAATAA
- a CDS encoding nucleotidyl transferase AbiEii/AbiGii toxin family protein, which yields MLELKQIESFFPEQLRHFKRNLLREYFQYKILEAVFANRYGQKLVFMGGTAIHIAHGLPRFSEDLDFDNRGLDKNDFSVLTQTVSKKLTLEGYVIQTGTSFKGAFSADIKIMGVLFNEGLSGHKDEKILIKLDAQPQNFKYLAQSVIINKFDIFKSINVVPVDILLAQKFYAILARKRAIGRDFYDAIFLAGKAKPDFIYLKDRAGIKNKEMLKAALLERCEKLDFKLLSRDVEQFVFSPEDAKKVLLFMEYVQGW from the coding sequence ATGCTTGAGCTTAAACAGATAGAATCATTTTTTCCTGAACAGTTACGGCATTTTAAACGTAATCTTTTGCGAGAGTATTTCCAGTATAAGATACTGGAAGCGGTGTTTGCCAATCGATATGGGCAAAAGCTGGTGTTTATGGGAGGTACGGCAATCCATATTGCGCATGGACTGCCTAGATTTTCCGAGGACCTGGATTTTGATAATCGGGGCCTGGATAAGAATGATTTTAGCGTTTTAACTCAAACAGTATCAAAGAAACTTACCCTTGAGGGATATGTTATTCAAACCGGCACTTCATTTAAGGGGGCTTTTAGCGCTGATATCAAGATTATGGGGGTTTTGTTTAACGAAGGGCTTTCTGGGCATAAGGATGAAAAAATTTTAATTAAGCTGGATGCCCAGCCGCAAAATTTTAAATATTTAGCGCAGAGTGTAATCATTAATAAGTTTGATATTTTTAAGAGTATTAACGTTGTTCCTGTTGATATTTTGCTGGCGCAGAAATTTTATGCTATTCTTGCCCGTAAAAGGGCGATAGGCAGGGATTTCTATGATGCTATATTTTTGGCTGGTAAAGCAAAACCAGATTTTATATATTTAAAAGATCGCGCTGGCATTAAGAATAAAGAAATGCTTAAAGCAGCGCTACTTGAACGTTGCGAGAAGCTTGATTTTAAGCTTTTATCCAGAGATGTAGAGCAATTTGTATTTTCTCCGGAAGATGCAAAGAAAGTGCTGCTTTTTATGGAGTATGTTCAGGGATGGTAA